The following proteins come from a genomic window of Achromobacter deleyi:
- a CDS encoding ClpX C4-type zinc finger protein — translation MAIFQREMAVCDFCGKDADHVAFIVVGSISVEKALTPAICDGCIDLCAELAAEHRKKHQGPSHG, via the coding sequence ATGGCCATCTTCCAACGCGAAATGGCTGTCTGCGACTTCTGCGGCAAGGATGCTGACCACGTCGCATTCATTGTCGTGGGATCGATCAGCGTCGAGAAAGCACTCACCCCGGCGATCTGCGATGGATGCATTGATCTGTGCGCCGAGCTCGCTGCCGAGCACCGGAAAAAGCACCAGGGGCCGAGCCATGGTTAA
- a CDS encoding helix-turn-helix domain-containing protein, which produces MHTHSAVVYGASTFPAPAGKRFLPLSAVAACKTFREAVRLAWEHRARPNMTQRSLAEECGLYAPHVSSYLHPEPLDGKNRPRLDLPADCIDAFEEAVGNHAIRQYLNHLGRLTIMEEVIAQRAA; this is translated from the coding sequence GTGCACACCCATTCCGCAGTTGTTTACGGCGCCAGTACGTTCCCGGCGCCCGCCGGAAAGCGATTCCTGCCGCTGTCTGCTGTGGCGGCATGCAAGACCTTCCGCGAGGCGGTGCGTCTTGCCTGGGAACATCGGGCCCGGCCGAACATGACGCAGCGCAGCCTGGCCGAAGAGTGCGGCCTGTACGCGCCGCACGTGAGCAGCTACCTGCATCCCGAACCCCTGGATGGGAAGAACCGGCCGCGGTTGGATCTGCCCGCCGATTGCATCGATGCCTTCGAGGAAGCCGTGGGCAACCACGCCATCCGCCAGTACCTGAACCATCTGGGCCGGCTGACGATCATGGAAGAAGTCATCGCCCAGAGGGCCGCATGA
- a CDS encoding recombination protein NinB — protein MRYPLNSRTRQRAHRDIDASPDGYFFAPPVEPSATLATKRKMWAMLGDIARQKLWPVNGTPRRLEDKQWKDIFTAALAKETLLAEGLYGGEVMLGEHTSDMSQRKMGDLIELMYAWGANNGVVWTEKFEPPGWVR, from the coding sequence ATGCGCTATCCGCTGAACTCCCGCACGCGCCAGCGCGCGCACCGCGACATCGATGCATCGCCGGACGGCTACTTCTTCGCGCCGCCGGTTGAGCCTTCTGCAACGCTCGCGACCAAGCGCAAGATGTGGGCAATGCTCGGCGACATCGCGCGCCAGAAGCTGTGGCCGGTCAACGGCACGCCGCGCCGGCTGGAGGACAAGCAGTGGAAGGACATCTTCACTGCTGCCCTGGCCAAGGAAACTCTGCTGGCTGAGGGCCTATATGGCGGAGAGGTCATGCTGGGCGAGCACACCAGCGACATGAGCCAGCGCAAGATGGGCGACCTGATTGAGCTGATGTACGCCTGGGGCGCTAACAACGGCGTCGTGTGGACCGAAAAATTCGAGCCGCCGGGATGGGTGCGCTGA